CTCTTTCTTTATCGCTTCGAAGACGCCCAATGCCGCGGCGCAAACTATGGGTGAGCCGCCGAACGTCGAAGCATGCGTTCCGGGCGTAAGCACATCCTGGAATTTTTCCCGGGCAACACAGGCTCCTATCGGAAGCCCGCCGCCTAAAGATTTTGCAAGCGTCATGACATCGGGAGTAACTCCGAATACCTGGCTGGCGAACATCTTACCGCTCCTCCCCATACCCGTCTGCACCTCATCGAATATCAGGACCAGGTCCTTTTGATCGCAAAACTGTCGCAGCGCTTTCATGTAGTCAACGCTCGGTATATTAATGCCGCCCTCACACTGTATCGGCTCAAGCATTATGCCTATTGTCTTTTTATTAACGGCGTTCTTAACGGCGTCGATATCGTTAAACGGTACGTGAACAAACCCCGGCAGGAGAGGTTCGAAGCCTATCTTCACTTTATCCTGGCCTGTCGCCGTTATCATCGCTAACGTTCTGCCGTGAAACGACTTTGTCATTGTTATGATCTCATATCTTCCGCTCTCGTGTCCGTACTTTCTGGCAAGCTTAACCGCTGCCTCGTTGGCCTCGGCCCCTGAATTAGCGAAGAAGACCTTGCCGGGGAATGAGTTATCGATAATCACCTTCGCAAGAATGGCCTGCAGTAAAGAGTAATAGTTATTCGATACGTGCATCAGCCGCTTTGCTTGATCAGAAACCGCTTTCGATACGATTGGATGGCAGTGGCCTATTCCTGATACCGCCCAGCCGGGGAAGAAGTCCAGATACTTGTTGGCTTCGGCATCCCAGGCTATAGCGCCTTTGGCTTTTTCCAGGCATAAAGGAACTCTCTTGTAAGTCTTCATCACATACTTATCATACATAGCTATTACTTTATCGGTCTTATCCATTTGTATCCTCTATTAATAACAACTTTACCGCACTACCTCTGTACCGATACCTTTATCGGTAAATATTTCCAAAAGGAGCGCGTGCGGAATGCCCGCGTCCAGAATATGCGCTTTCCTGACGCCGCCCTTTATCGCGTTTATGCAGGAGAGGGCCTTAGGTATCATTCCGCCCTCTATCACCTTCCTCTTAATGAGCCTCTCGGCATCGGTTGCCGTAATAGTGTTATATAGCGATTCCGGATCCTTCCTGTCTCTTAAAACCCCCCTTACATTCGTGAGCAGTACAAACTTCTCCGCATTCAACGCGACGGCGATCTCGCTCGCCACATCATCGGCATTCACATTATACACGTGATGGTCGCGGCCCATACCCAGCGGATAGATGACAGGTATGATATTGTCCCTGATCAATCTCCTGATAACCGTCGTGTCGACAGAAGTGACCTCTCCGACGTAACCCAGATCTATATCGCCCTTTATCTTCTTAACACGTATTAGGCCGTTCTCCCTGCCACTTATCCCGAACGCTTTTGCGCCCATGCTCTTCAGGGCATTCACGATCTTTCCGTTTATCGTCCCGAGCGCCCTTTCGATGATCGCCAGCGACTTATCATCGGTGTATCTGCGGCCACCGATGAACTTGGGCTCAATGCCGGCCTTCTTCATCATCTTGGATATATAAGGGCCGCCGCCATGGACTATCACGGGCCTCATGCCCGCGTAATTCATGAACATTATGTCCTCTAGGATAGCGGGATCCAGCCCCCTCTCGTCGACGCTTGAACCGCCGTATTTTATAACGATCGTCTTCTCGAAGAACTTTTTGATATGAGGCAGTGCCTCTATCAGGACCTCACTCTTCTTGATAGCTTCTTTCATATTAAGTGCTGTACTCCGAATTTATCGCAACATACTCTTTGGAAAAATCACAGGTCCAGGCCTTTGCACCGGCCTTACCGCTCTTCAGATCGATCGTTATATAAACTTTCTTATCTTTAAAATATTTTCTTGCTTTCTCTTTTTCAAAAGTCTTGCAGATTGCACCGTTAGAAAGGGCTTTGACCGGCCCCAGATAGATATCCATCTTATCTATATCGAATTCAACCCCGCTTGCGCCCGCCGAGGCCACAACCCTGCCCCAGTTCGGGTCCGTACCAAAGATCGCGCACTTCAGAAGATTTGAGGTCGATACTTTGCGCGCCACCTTCCTGGCGTCATCGACGGTCTTTGCGCCCTTCACCTCTATCTCGACAAACTTCGTCGCGCCTTCGCCATCGGCGGCAAGCATCTTTGCCAGTTCCCCTGCCATATATTTCAGCGCTTCGGTAAATTTCTTGTAGCCTTTATCCTTGTTGGTGATCCTCTTATTTCCTGCCAGGCCGTTAGCCATTATAAAACAGGAGTCGTTCGTGCTCATGTCGCCGTCGGCGGATACCATATTGAACGAATTCGATATCGCTTCCTCGAGCGACTCCTCAAGCATCTTCTTCGATATGGAAACATCCGTAGCTATAAATGCGAGCATCGTCGCGTGCTTGGCGGTCTTCATCTCCGGATAGAGCATCCCCACGCCTTTACACGCGCCGCCTATCGTTACCACCGAATTGCCAAGTTTTACCTTAACGACAAACTCTTTCTTCTTCGTGTCCGTAGTCATTATGGTTTCGGCGAAGATGGAGCTATTCTTTTCCGATAGTCCTAGAGCAAGCTCCGGAAGCGCCTTAACGATCTTTCCTACCGGCAGTTTCACGCCGATTATGCCCGTAGAGGCCACAAGGACCATACGCTTATCAAGGTCGAGCATCTTAGCAGTACTCGATGCCATAGCCAGAGCATCCTTTTTACCTGTCTTGCCGTTCGCGCAATTGGCGTTACCGCTATTAACGATTATCGCCTGATGGGTCTTGCCGCCGAGATGCGTCATGCTTATCTTCACTGGCGATGCTTTGCACCGATTAGTCGTGAATGCGCCCGCCGCGACCGCAGGCACTTCAGAATATAGAAGCGCCAGGTCCTTCCTGCCCGAAAACTTGATCCCTGCTTTCACGCCGCTGGCCATAAACCCCTTGGCCGATGCCACTCCACCTTTAACTGTTATCATCTCTACAGCAACCCTTCTGTTTCAGCAAACCCGCACATCAGGTTCATATTCTGGACGGCCTGGCCCGCGGCGCCCTTCACAAGGTTGTCGATACAGGATACGACTATCAACGTGGAGCCGGACACCTTCACTCCTATATCGCAGAAATTGGTGCCAACTACATCCCGGATCTGGGGAAGCTTGCCCGTATCGTAAACTCTCACGAAAGGTTTTCCCTTATAAAATGCCTTATAAATATCAACGGCTGCTTCGGTATCAAGGGGCTTCGTCAGTTTCAAATATATCGTCGAAAGTATGCCGCGGTTCATAGGAATGAGATGCGGCGTAAATACGATATCTATCTCTTCTCCCGCAACGCGTGAAAGTATGGTATTTATCTCGGGCTTATGCTGATGGTCATTGACCTTGTATGCTTTCAGGTTCTCATTGACCTCACAGAAAATGAGCCCGATGTCGGCTTTTCGCCCTGCGCCCGTAACACCGCTCTTTGAATCCGCTATCATATACGACCGATCGATCGCTTTCTCGGTAAGTATAGGCGCGATGCCCAATATTACGCTCGTCGGATAGCATCCGGGATTTGCGAGAAGTTTTGCTTTCTTGATCCGATCGCAATAGAGTTCGGGAAGGCCGTAAACAGCCTGGGCGAGATTTGCGGTGTCTTTATGGGCAATGCCGTACCACTTCTCGTACACCTTCGGGTCCAGCCTATAATCGGCGCTCAGGTCCACGACAAGCTTTCCTGCCTTCAGGAAGGCCGGGGCTATCTCCATCGAAACTTTATGCGGCAGGCCTAAAAATACGAGATCGACGTTCTTCGCCATCCCTTGCGGGTCCGGTTTCTTACAGATGACATCAAGCTTGCCTTTAAAGACAGGAAGAAGCGAGCTTATCGGCTCTTCCTTGTCGATTATAGCCGAAAGCTCCGTTATCTTCACGCCTTTGTGACGTATCAGTATCTTAATAACTTCTTCGCCTGCGTATCCTGTAGCCCCAACCACTCCTACTTTAAGCATATTTATGTCCATCCTTATCTTAAATTCCCGACGAGGTTTATTCATTTATCTTAAAACAAAAGACCCACTGTGTCAACTAAAATCATCGTCGGAGTTGACCCGGTGGGTCTCGAAATTGCCTTCGGGAAACCTTGTTAAGGTTTCGGGATTATCTCTTGGTGAACTGGAATCTCCTCCTCGCCCTCTTCCTGCCGTATTTCTTGCGCTCCCTGGCTCTCGGATCGCGTGTCAAGAACCCTGCTTTCTTTATGGCTGCCTTAAGATTTAAGTCCATCTTCACGAGGGCTCTGGCTATTCCAAGTTTCACCGCGCCTGCCTGGCCGCTCAATCCGCCGCCGTTGCAGTTCGCGTATATATCCAGCTTCGACACAAGATTGGCAAGCTCCAGAGGCTGCATTATCACCAGGCGGTTGACCTCCCTGGGGAAATAATTCTCGAACGGCCTCTTATTGACGGTTATCTTGCCGGCTCCGTCCATAATTCTCACGCGAGCGATTGAATTTTTACGTCTTCCAGTAGCTATGTATTGAACTTTCTCCGCCATTTATTTCTGTCCTTTTTCCTTTATGATCAGCTCTTTGGGGTTCTGAGAAGCATGCGGATGTTTATCATCGGCATAGACCCTGAGTTTCTTTAGCATCTTCGCACCGAGTTTGTTCTTAGGCAGCATTCCATGGACCGCATGCCTGATAACGCGCTCCGGGTCTTTCTTTAAGACGGTCTCAAGGTTCTCGGTATTGAGGCCTCCCGGATATTCCGAATACCTCTTATACTCTTTCTGGGCAAGTTTTTTACCGGTGACTTTTATCTTGCTAGCGTTTATCACGATCACTTCGTCCCCGACGTTCTGGTGAGGCGAGTATATGACCTTGTCCTTACCTATTAATATACTTGCGACCCTGGTAGCCAGGCGGCCCAGGATTTTATCCTTGGCATCCACTATATACCAGATCTTCTGTATATCCTTATCTTTCGCTATAAATGTTTTCATAAGACTTTGAATGTTATCACATACCCCTATATTTGTCAAATAAATATTTTACGCTTATCTTTAAACCGGGATGGATGCCTTAAGGAGCGTTTTCAGGTGAGCTTCTATATCTTTAACAGCGACTTCTGTAATAACGCCTGATTTCCGGTCCTTCACCTCTACGATCCCCTTCTTCGCGTTCTTCGCGCCTACCACTATTTTTATAGGTATACCGATAAGGTCCGCATCTTTGAATTTAACGCCCGCCGTTTCATTCCTGTCATCAAAAAGGGTCTCTACACCTGAGCCGGATAACCTATCATAAACGTCTTCAGCGACTTCTTTCACCTTCTTATCATCCATATTAAGGGCTATAATAATTGCCTGATACGGAGCTATCGATAAAGGCCATATGATCCCGTCCTTATCATTATTCGTCTCTATCACGCTGGCCAGTATTCTCGTAACTCCTATCCCATAGCAGCCCATGATCGCCGGCAACTCTTTACCGTCTTTATCGAGTACCTTTGCGCCTAACACATCCGAATATTTTGTACCGAGCTTGAACGTATGGCCGACCTCTATCGCCTGTTTTATTTCTATAGGCTTACCGCAGGCGGGGCATCCATCGTCCTTTGTTATCATCCTGAGATCCGCGAATTCTTTGGTCTCGAAATCGCGGCCGGTATTGACATTGATGAGATGGGTATCTTTTTTATTCGCGCCGGTAATAAAATTCGCCATCCCCTGAACGGTATTATCGGCAATTATTCTTACGTTCCTCAAGCCCACCGGTCCGGAAAAACCGACCGGGGCATGCGTCACATCCTCTATGGTTTTTACATCCGCAAGCCCAAGCGTAGCGGCCTTTAGATAATTCTTAATCTTCGTCTCATTCGCTTCATGGCTGCCGCACAATAGTACCGCTATAGTGTTGCCGTCCGCTTTATAGATGAGCGTCTTCACCAGTTTTTCCGCGCCCACTCTGAGCAGTTCAGACACTTTCTCGATCGTGGTTATGCCGGGTGTGTCGACCTGGGCGATCGGCAGTGTCTTTTCTTTTGCCGCTCCCCCCTTTGTCTTGGATTTACATGCGGCGACTTCGGTGCTAGCGGAATATTTGCA
The genomic region above belongs to Candidatus Omnitrophota bacterium and contains:
- a CDS encoding aspartate aminotransferase family protein, producing MDKTDKVIAMYDKYVMKTYKRVPLCLEKAKGAIAWDAEANKYLDFFPGWAVSGIGHCHPIVSKAVSDQAKRLMHVSNNYYSLLQAILAKVIIDNSFPGKVFFANSGAEANEAAVKLARKYGHESGRYEIITMTKSFHGRTLAMITATGQDKVKIGFEPLLPGFVHVPFNDIDAVKNAVNKKTIGIMLEPIQCEGGINIPSVDYMKALRQFCDQKDLVLIFDEVQTGMGRSGKMFASQVFGVTPDVMTLAKSLGGGLPIGACVAREKFQDVLTPGTHASTFGGSPIVCAAALGVFEAIKKEKLLANTNKMSAYLKKKLESLKAKYHFIKEVRCVGLIFGIELSIKGEDIYKECLKEGLLINCTQDTVLRIMPPMTVAKAEIDKAIAILDKVLAKF
- the argB gene encoding acetylglutamate kinase, with the translated sequence MKEAIKKSEVLIEALPHIKKFFEKTIVIKYGGSSVDERGLDPAILEDIMFMNYAGMRPVIVHGGGPYISKMMKKAGIEPKFIGGRRYTDDKSLAIIERALGTINGKIVNALKSMGAKAFGISGRENGLIRVKKIKGDIDLGYVGEVTSVDTTVIRRLIRDNIIPVIYPLGMGRDHHVYNVNADDVASEIAVALNAEKFVLLTNVRGVLRDRKDPESLYNTITATDAERLIKRKVIEGGMIPKALSCINAIKGGVRKAHILDAGIPHALLLEIFTDKGIGTEVVR
- the argJ gene encoding bifunctional glutamate N-acetyltransferase/amino-acid acetyltransferase ArgJ, with product MITVKGGVASAKGFMASGVKAGIKFSGRKDLALLYSEVPAVAAGAFTTNRCKASPVKISMTHLGGKTHQAIIVNSGNANCANGKTGKKDALAMASSTAKMLDLDKRMVLVASTGIIGVKLPVGKIVKALPELALGLSEKNSSIFAETIMTTDTKKKEFVVKVKLGNSVVTIGGACKGVGMLYPEMKTAKHATMLAFIATDVSISKKMLEESLEEAISNSFNMVSADGDMSTNDSCFIMANGLAGNKRITNKDKGYKKFTEALKYMAGELAKMLAADGEGATKFVEIEVKGAKTVDDARKVARKVSTSNLLKCAIFGTDPNWGRVVASAGASGVEFDIDKMDIYLGPVKALSNGAICKTFEKEKARKYFKDKKVYITIDLKSGKAGAKAWTCDFSKEYVAINSEYST
- the argC gene encoding N-acetyl-gamma-glutamyl-phosphate reductase, producing MLKVGVVGATGYAGEEVIKILIRHKGVKITELSAIIDKEEPISSLLPVFKGKLDVICKKPDPQGMAKNVDLVFLGLPHKVSMEIAPAFLKAGKLVVDLSADYRLDPKVYEKWYGIAHKDTANLAQAVYGLPELYCDRIKKAKLLANPGCYPTSVILGIAPILTEKAIDRSYMIADSKSGVTGAGRKADIGLIFCEVNENLKAYKVNDHQHKPEINTILSRVAGEEIDIVFTPHLIPMNRGILSTIYLKLTKPLDTEAAVDIYKAFYKGKPFVRVYDTGKLPQIRDVVGTNFCDIGVKVSGSTLIVVSCIDNLVKGAAGQAVQNMNLMCGFAETEGLL
- the rpsI gene encoding 30S ribosomal protein S9 — encoded protein: MAEKVQYIATGRRKNSIARVRIMDGAGKITVNKRPFENYFPREVNRLVIMQPLELANLVSKLDIYANCNGGGLSGQAGAVKLGIARALVKMDLNLKAAIKKAGFLTRDPRARERKKYGRKRARRRFQFTKR
- the rplM gene encoding 50S ribosomal protein L13, yielding MKTFIAKDKDIQKIWYIVDAKDKILGRLATRVASILIGKDKVIYSPHQNVGDEVIVINASKIKVTGKKLAQKEYKRYSEYPGGLNTENLETVLKKDPERVIRHAVHGMLPKNKLGAKMLKKLRVYADDKHPHASQNPKELIIKEKGQK
- a CDS encoding proline--tRNA ligase, which translates into the protein MRWSKSLIPTLKEDPQDAEVVSHKLMVRGGFIRKLVSGVYSYLPLGFRVLEKVKKIIREEMDAKGSQEVLLPAIHPPEIWKRTGRYDLLGDVLIKFKDRHGKECLLGPTHEEIVTDLVANNVRSYKELPLILYQIQTKFRDEPRPRFGVMRTSEFIMKDAYSFDCDVPGLEESYKKMYEAYCRIFERCALPYIPVEADPGMMGGSMSHEFMVPSEAGEDRIVVCSKCKYSASTEVAACKSKTKGGAAKEKTLPIAQVDTPGITTIEKVSELLRVGAEKLVKTLIYKADGNTIAVLLCGSHEANETKIKNYLKAATLGLADVKTIEDVTHAPVGFSGPVGLRNVRIIADNTVQGMANFITGANKKDTHLINVNTGRDFETKEFADLRMITKDDGCPACGKPIEIKQAIEVGHTFKLGTKYSDVLGAKVLDKDGKELPAIMGCYGIGVTRILASVIETNNDKDGIIWPLSIAPYQAIIIALNMDDKKVKEVAEDVYDRLSGSGVETLFDDRNETAGVKFKDADLIGIPIKIVVGAKNAKKGIVEVKDRKSGVITEVAVKDIEAHLKTLLKASIPV